The following is a genomic window from Deinococcota bacterium.
GGAACCTGTAACCGGGGCCACCGCGGCCCGAGCCGCTAGGGTCGCCCGTCTGCGCCATGAAGTTCTCCAAGACCCGGTGAAAGACGACGCCGTCGTAGAAGCGGTTTTGGGCCAGGAAGACGAAGTTGTTGACCGTTCTCGGGGCCTGGTCCTGGAAGAGGTCGATCTCCAGGCGGCCTTTGCTCGTCTCGATGATCGCTCTGTAGTCGGTGTTCTTCTCGAGGACGTCCTCGGCCTCTTTGAAGGAGGTGCGGCGCTCGCCGCGGGGTTCGCTGACGGGTTCGCTGACGGGTTCGCTGACGGTGAAGCCTTGGGGGACATAAGGTAATTCCATAGCTGCTCCTTAAGGGTCGAGGGCTGAGAGGGTTCTTGGCAAGCTGTGAATCTGCTGCCGCTTACAGCGTTTACGGGGCTTTTACAGGGCTTTGCAAGGTTGACGGCTACTGAGACGGCTACTGCGAGCATGCACTTTTACTCGCTCCGCCGAGCCTTTAATCTTGCGGGCGTTCGATGATGTAGAGGCGTTCGATGAGGTCGGGCGGCGACCAGAAGCCGGCCACGGTCTCGCCGGTCTGGCGGTCTTGGCCTATGGCGGCGTTGTAGCCGTCGAGGCTGAAGCTTTCGCCGATCTGCGGCACCACCCCCAAGCGTTCGGTGAGATAGGCCTCGAGCGTGCTCTCCGGCTCGCCCGAGAGCTCGATGCCCTGCGCGCTCAGCGAGGCCAAGGTGCCGTCTATGGGGACAAAGGCGTTCGGCTGCTGGGGGTCGATGCGGCTGAGCGCGTCCAAGACCTCGAGCCCCTCGGTGACCTCACCAAAGATGGTGTGGGCGCCGTCGAGCCAGGAGGTGGCGGTGAGGGTGATGAAGAACTGCGAGCCGTTGGTGCCCGGTCCAGCGTTGGCCATCGACAGCACGCCCGGCTGGTCGTGGCTCAAGCCCTCGACGATTTCGTCCTCGAACTCGTAACCGGGGCCGCCCCGGCCGGTGCCGCTGGGGTCGCCCGTCTGGGCCATGAAATCGTCCAACACCCGGTGAAAGACGACGCCGTCGTAGAAGCGGTTTTGGGCCAGGAAGACGAAGTTGTTGACGGTCTGGGACGTCCGCGTCTCATAGAG
Proteins encoded in this region:
- a CDS encoding peptidylprolyl isomerase, with the translated sequence MELPYVPQGFTVSEPVSEPVSEPRGERRTSFKEAEDVLEKNTDYRAIIETSKGRLEIDLFQDQAPRTVNNFVFLAQNRFYDGVVFHRVLENFMAQTGDPSGSGRGGPGYRFRDEFSPELTHDGKGVLSMANAGPDSNGSQFFITLTATPHLDGRHAVFGRVVAGTEVLDTLERIDPQRPGGAKPDRMERVTIVERSS